A single genomic interval of Saccharothrix saharensis harbors:
- a CDS encoding Crp/Fnr family transcriptional regulator has product MSQASDHHAWLPGTYLFRLSGDVRNGLLSLGGQRVVRTNEHLTRQGDRETGVFLLRSAASGGAVCAKVTRLAPNGSEALLGVRVTGDVIGEGAALRQDRTRSATVTACTDLLVQVVERRQFLAYLDRNPEAWQALCGLITDRLEWANRRRAEFASYDVKVRLVRVLLDLAEAHGVPGPLGIDLGVDVSQEELGRLIGAKPDAVGIALKALKAKGLVTARYRGVRIRDLEALRRTADDD; this is encoded by the coding sequence TTGTCCCAAGCATCAGACCACCACGCCTGGCTGCCCGGAACGTACCTCTTCCGCCTCAGCGGTGACGTGCGGAACGGCCTGCTTTCTCTCGGCGGCCAGCGCGTCGTGCGGACCAACGAGCACTTGACCCGGCAGGGCGACCGCGAGACGGGCGTGTTCCTCCTCCGGTCGGCGGCCTCCGGAGGCGCGGTGTGCGCGAAGGTCACCCGGCTGGCACCCAACGGCTCCGAAGCGCTGCTCGGCGTCCGCGTCACCGGTGACGTGATCGGCGAGGGTGCCGCGCTGCGACAGGACCGGACCCGCTCGGCCACCGTGACGGCCTGCACCGACCTCCTCGTGCAAGTCGTCGAACGACGGCAGTTCCTGGCCTACCTCGACCGCAACCCCGAGGCGTGGCAAGCGTTGTGCGGGCTGATCACCGATCGCCTCGAGTGGGCCAACCGCAGACGCGCCGAGTTCGCCTCGTATGACGTCAAGGTGCGGTTGGTGCGCGTGCTGCTGGACTTGGCCGAGGCACACGGCGTACCGGGTCCACTCGGGATCGACCTCGGCGTCGACGTCTCGCAGGAGGAGCTGGGTCGGCTGATCGGCGCCAAGCCGGATGCGGTCGGCATCGCGCTGAAAGCGCTCAAGGCCAAGGGATTGGTGACGGCGCGCTACCGGGGTGTCCGCATCCGGGACCTCGAGGCGTTGCGCCGCACCGCGGATGACGACTGA
- a CDS encoding ribonuclease Z, which translates to MSPRELVVLGTSSQVPTRTRNHNGYLLRWDAEGFLFDPGDGTQRQMVRAGVAATDVTRLFITHFHGDHCLGVPGVVQRMSLDRVPHAVHAHFPAEGAEYFDRLRHASSFHDVADVRAHPVTGPGVLAEGPFGRVEARRLDHSLPAYGYRLVEPDGRTMIPERLAARGIRGAAIRDLRPPLLDEVSVPRRGQRFAFVMDTRLCDGVFELADGADMLVIESTFLHGDEALAVEYGHLTARQAATVAARCGVRKLVLTHFSQRYTDPRLFHDEAAEVFDGEVVVAADLDRVPLPKRRDAQV; encoded by the coding sequence GTGTCACCACGAGAGCTGGTCGTGCTCGGCACCTCGAGCCAGGTGCCCACCCGGACCCGCAACCACAACGGCTACCTGCTGCGCTGGGACGCGGAGGGCTTCCTGTTCGACCCCGGCGACGGCACGCAGCGGCAGATGGTGCGCGCGGGCGTGGCGGCCACCGACGTCACCCGGCTGTTCATCACGCACTTCCACGGCGACCACTGCCTCGGCGTGCCGGGTGTCGTGCAGCGCATGTCCCTCGACCGCGTGCCGCACGCCGTGCACGCGCACTTCCCGGCCGAGGGCGCGGAGTACTTCGACCGGCTGCGGCACGCCAGCTCGTTCCACGACGTCGCGGACGTGCGCGCGCACCCCGTCACCGGGCCGGGTGTGCTCGCCGAGGGGCCGTTCGGCCGGGTGGAGGCGCGCCGGCTCGACCACAGCCTGCCCGCCTACGGCTACCGCCTGGTCGAACCGGACGGCCGCACGATGATCCCCGAACGGCTGGCCGCGCGCGGCATCCGCGGCGCCGCGATCCGCGACCTCCGGCCGCCGCTGCTGGACGAGGTGAGCGTGCCGCGCCGGGGTCAGCGGTTCGCCTTCGTCATGGACACCCGGCTGTGCGACGGCGTCTTCGAGCTCGCCGACGGCGCGGACATGCTGGTCATCGAGTCCACCTTCCTGCACGGGGACGAGGCGCTGGCGGTGGAGTACGGCCACCTCACCGCGCGCCAGGCGGCGACGGTCGCGGCCCGGTGCGGTGTGCGCAAGCTCGTCCTCACCCACTTCTCGCAGCGCTACACCGACCCCCGGCTGTTCCACGACGAGGCCGCCGAGGTGTTCGACGGCGAGGTCGTGGTGGCCGCCGACCTCGACCGCGTGCCGCTGCCCAAGCGGCGCGACGCTCAGGTCTGA
- a CDS encoding serine hydrolase domain-containing protein, with product MESLQAVSSWPVDTAATAVVDARGEVLGTHGPVDHRFPLASVTKLLTSYAVLVAVEEGAVEWDQPAGPEGSTVRHLIAHTSGLAFDSADVQAAPGSKRIYSNTGFQVLADFVAAATEIPFARYLAEAVFEPLGMASSELTGSAGAGGVSTVSDLVRFAAEVQAPKLVSAELVAEATTVAFPGLRGVLPGFGLQKENDWGLGFEVRAAKSPHWTGSASSPRTAGHFGQSGTFLWVDPDAGVACVTLTDRAFGEWAVSAWPAFTDGVLAELGHAR from the coding sequence ATGGAGAGCTTGCAGGCGGTGTCGTCGTGGCCGGTGGACACCGCGGCGACGGCCGTGGTGGACGCGCGGGGCGAGGTGCTGGGCACGCACGGGCCGGTCGACCACCGGTTCCCGTTGGCGTCGGTGACCAAGCTGCTGACGTCGTACGCGGTGCTGGTGGCGGTGGAGGAGGGCGCGGTCGAGTGGGACCAGCCGGCCGGGCCCGAGGGGTCGACGGTGCGGCACCTGATCGCGCACACGTCCGGGTTGGCGTTCGACTCGGCCGACGTCCAGGCCGCGCCGGGGTCCAAGCGGATCTACTCCAACACCGGCTTCCAGGTGCTCGCGGACTTCGTGGCGGCGGCGACGGAGATCCCGTTCGCGCGGTACCTGGCGGAGGCGGTGTTCGAGCCGCTGGGCATGGCGTCGTCGGAGCTGACCGGTTCGGCGGGCGCGGGCGGGGTGTCCACGGTGTCGGACCTGGTGCGGTTCGCGGCGGAGGTGCAGGCGCCGAAGCTGGTGTCGGCGGAGCTGGTGGCCGAGGCGACGACGGTCGCGTTCCCGGGGCTGCGCGGCGTGCTGCCGGGGTTCGGGCTGCAGAAGGAGAACGACTGGGGCCTCGGGTTCGAGGTCCGGGCGGCGAAGTCGCCGCACTGGACGGGGTCGGCCAGCTCACCGCGCACGGCCGGGCACTTCGGGCAGAGCGGCACGTTCCTGTGGGTCGACCCGGACGCCGGCGTGGCGTGCGTGACGCTGACCGACCGCGCGTTCGGCGAGTGGGCCGTGTCGGCGTGGCCCGCGTTCACCGACGGCGTGCTGGCGGAACTCGGCCACGCGCGGTGA
- a CDS encoding glycosyl hydrolase family 28-related protein: MPRMSARFGLVVAVVAAGLATPAAQAAPAPVATRAALDPALVAGRGADVAFVEQEAENAATTGTVIGPDRTAYTLPSEASGRMAVRLAPGEHVEFTLPAAANAITVRYSIPDAPTGGGITAPLDVTVNGKHRRTMTLTSQYAWLYNQYPFTNDPNADLLHPDWWITECACVPSRTTPAPVIHKPFRPSHFYDEQRLKLGRTFRAGDRVRLTAPSGTNAEWTVIDLLDTELVAPPHVNPYAANVLLFGADPTGRRDSADALDRAIAFARRHRLPVYLPPGTFQVNRHIVVDDVTIEGAGNWHTAVKGREVALPAPAPDGSVHTGVGFYGKPAAEGGSRDVHLRGFAIEGDVRERIDTDQVNGIGGAFRDSTISGLHIRHTKVGLWFDGPMSNVSITDTIVVDQVADALNFHTGVTDSVVRNNFIRNTGDDGLAMWSEHRQNARNRFERNTVQSPVLANGIALYGGTDNAVVGNLVADPVREGSGIQLGSRFGAQPFTGQVLITDNTTARAGTFELNWRIGLGAIWFYALERDLDADVRVVGNHFLDNTYNAIMFVSEWSVKDLHSITNVHFRDVRVDGTGTSVVSARAAGSASFENVDARNVGAVPVNNCGSFHFPATGSEFALTDRGGNDGWLAPWLLPNTITCDDRPVVVPPPAPSRW; the protein is encoded by the coding sequence ATGCCGCGGATGTCTGCCAGGTTCGGCTTGGTCGTGGCCGTGGTGGCGGCCGGGCTCGCGACGCCCGCCGCCCAGGCCGCGCCCGCGCCCGTCGCCACCCGGGCCGCACTGGACCCCGCGCTCGTCGCGGGCCGGGGCGCGGACGTCGCGTTCGTCGAGCAGGAAGCCGAGAACGCGGCCACGACCGGCACGGTCATCGGACCCGACCGCACGGCCTACACGCTGCCGTCGGAGGCGTCGGGGCGGATGGCGGTCCGGCTCGCGCCCGGCGAGCACGTCGAGTTCACCCTGCCCGCGGCCGCCAACGCGATCACCGTCCGCTACAGCATCCCGGACGCGCCGACCGGCGGTGGCATCACCGCGCCCCTGGACGTGACGGTGAACGGCAAGCACCGCCGCACGATGACGCTGACCTCGCAGTACGCGTGGCTCTACAACCAGTACCCCTTCACCAACGACCCGAACGCCGACCTGCTGCACCCGGACTGGTGGATCACCGAGTGCGCGTGCGTGCCGTCCCGGACCACGCCCGCGCCCGTCATCCACAAGCCGTTCCGCCCCAGCCACTTCTACGACGAGCAGCGCCTGAAGCTCGGCCGGACCTTCCGCGCCGGCGACCGCGTCCGCCTCACCGCACCCTCGGGCACGAACGCCGAGTGGACCGTGATCGACTTGCTGGACACCGAGCTGGTGGCCCCGCCGCACGTCAACCCGTACGCGGCGAACGTGCTGCTGTTCGGCGCGGACCCGACCGGCCGGCGCGACTCGGCCGACGCCCTCGACCGCGCCATCGCGTTCGCCCGGCGCCACCGGCTCCCGGTGTACCTGCCGCCCGGCACGTTCCAGGTCAACCGGCACATCGTCGTGGACGACGTGACCATCGAAGGCGCGGGCAACTGGCACACCGCGGTCAAGGGCCGGGAGGTCGCCCTCCCGGCACCCGCGCCGGACGGCTCCGTCCACACCGGAGTCGGCTTCTACGGCAAGCCCGCGGCCGAGGGCGGCAGCCGCGACGTCCACCTGCGCGGGTTCGCCATCGAGGGGGACGTGCGCGAGCGGATCGACACCGACCAGGTCAACGGGATCGGCGGGGCTTTCCGCGACTCCACCATCAGCGGCCTGCACATCCGCCACACCAAGGTCGGCCTGTGGTTCGACGGTCCGATGTCGAACGTGTCGATCACCGACACCATCGTGGTCGACCAGGTCGCCGACGCGCTGAACTTCCACACCGGTGTCACGGACTCGGTGGTGCGCAACAACTTCATCCGCAACACCGGTGACGACGGCCTGGCCATGTGGTCGGAGCACCGGCAGAACGCCCGCAACCGGTTCGAGCGCAACACCGTGCAGTCGCCCGTGCTGGCCAACGGGATCGCGTTGTACGGCGGCACGGACAACGCGGTGGTCGGCAACCTGGTCGCCGACCCCGTGCGCGAGGGCAGCGGCATCCAGCTCGGGTCGCGGTTCGGCGCGCAACCGTTCACCGGGCAGGTCCTGATCACCGACAACACGACCGCGCGGGCCGGGACGTTCGAGCTCAACTGGCGGATCGGGCTCGGCGCGATCTGGTTCTACGCGCTGGAGCGGGACCTCGACGCGGACGTGCGGGTGGTCGGCAACCACTTCCTGGACAACACCTACAACGCGATCATGTTCGTGAGCGAGTGGTCGGTGAAGGACCTGCACTCGATCACCAACGTGCACTTCCGGGACGTGCGGGTGGACGGGACGGGCACGTCGGTGGTGAGCGCGCGGGCGGCCGGGTCGGCGTCGTTCGAGAACGTCGACGCCCGCAACGTCGGCGCGGTGCCGGTGAACAACTGCGGGTCGTTCCACTTCCCGGCCACCGGGTCGGAGTTCGCGCTGACCGACCGGGGCGGCAACGACGGCTGGCTCGCGCCGTGGCTGCTGCCGAACACGATCACGTGCGACGACCGGCCGGTGGTCGTGCCGCCGCCCGCGCCCTCGCGGTGGTGA